The following are encoded together in the Ignisphaera sp. genome:
- a CDS encoding deoxyhypusine synthase yields MGKDIEIEKNPYLIEKLKTFEIRSRSVKELLRDMANTAYQGRALGEVYEIIVDMIRDPDNTIFLGLAGSMSTAGMWKIIKWFVEKRYVDVVVSTGANISEDIYEAMGFSYYKGSPNVDDADLLRYKIDRFYDVFASEIDYRKMENLIKEFIYTLPKGSQYSTAEFLYLFGKYLNERGIDCIVSAAYRAGVPVFSPALVDSGYGVAAILAVRERGHNIVLDMVKDFNQIVEIGRRAKKMSAIYIGGGVPKDYVNLVTVMQTLLDYMEKGEETYKSLEYVVQITMDAPQWGGLSGATLEEAVSWGKVSPKAKKRVVYVDATIALPLIAQALYEENIERKNAPNLEWLFKSISI; encoded by the coding sequence ATGGGCAAAGATATAGAAATAGAGAAAAACCCGTATCTTATAGAAAAGCTAAAGACGTTTGAAATCAGGAGTAGAAGTGTCAAGGAGCTGCTAAGAGATATGGCAAATACAGCATATCAGGGTAGGGCGCTGGGAGAGGTATACGAAATAATAGTTGATATGATTAGAGACCCAGACAACACTATATTTCTAGGACTAGCTGGTTCCATGAGCACAGCTGGGATGTGGAAGATAATCAAGTGGTTTGTTGAGAAAAGATATGTTGATGTTGTTGTCTCTACAGGTGCAAATATATCTGAGGATATCTACGAGGCTATGGGGTTTAGCTACTACAAAGGTTCTCCCAATGTTGATGATGCAGACCTCCTAAGGTATAAAATAGATAGGTTCTACGATGTCTTTGCAAGTGAGATTGACTATAGAAAGATGGAGAACCTCATAAAAGAGTTCATATACACCCTGCCAAAGGGATCTCAATACTCAACAGCAGAGTTTCTATATCTATTCGGCAAATACCTAAATGAGAGAGGGATAGACTGTATAGTATCAGCTGCATATAGAGCTGGTGTCCCAGTTTTCTCACCAGCTCTAGTTGATAGTGGCTATGGGGTTGCAGCTATTTTGGCCGTAAGGGAGAGAGGACACAATATAGTTCTTGACATGGTGAAAGATTTCAATCAGATTGTTGAGATTGGTAGAAGAGCCAAGAAGATGTCTGCTATATACATAGGTGGTGGAGTTCCAAAGGATTACGTAAATCTGGTGACTGTTATGCAAACACTTCTAGATTATATGGAGAAGGGTGAGGAAACATATAAGTCATTAGAATATGTGGTTCAAATAACTATGGATGCCCCTCAGTGGGGTGGGCTTTCAGGAGCCACTCTAGAAGAGGCTGTTAGCTGGGGAAAGGTGTCGCCTAAAGCCAAGAAGAGGGTTGTATATGTCGATGCCACAATAGCTCTTCCACTAATAGCTCAGGCCTTGTACGAGGAGAACATAGAGAGGAAAAACGCTCCAAATCTTGAATGGCTTTTCAAGAGCATCAGCATTTAA